TCTTCTGGTCGGCAGTGCCAACCAGAAGCTATTGCCTGTAACCATGCTACTCGGAGGATTGCTCCTGCTCGTCGCTGATTTATTCAGCCGGACGCTGCTTGCGCCGAATGAAATTCCGTCCGGGATTTTGGTGGCTCTCATCGGTGCCCCGTACTTCTTATGGCTGATGAAGAAGCGCGCAGCCTGACGAAAAAAGCCGTGCCATGATGGTTTCATTTCCATCAAGGCACGGCTTTTTTAGCTCTGTTAAATGTTACTAATGATATTTATTGCAAAATAGGGGCCGTACTGCGGAAGACTCGATTTAGAGAAATTTTGTGAGAGGAAAGGTCCTACGGGGGACGATTTCGCTTTCCGTGGGCATGTGCTGAGCCTCCTCAGTCTTCGCCTTCCGGGGTCTCACCGATCATGTTTATCCCACAGGAGTCTTCATCATCCCCCTACGGACCTAGCCAAATTGGAAGTTCAAAACCACTTCAAACATCACCTGAATGGATGAGGCATTAGACCATGCGGTTTTCTACCTTATTTTAGGATGTAACAACCCGCAATTGCCTGTCATAAAAGCATTTAATCCAGATTGAGCAGGATAATCTCCTTCATCCAGAAGGGTCCGTTCACAAAATTAGAGTTGGGCTGGTGGGGAAAGGGCGAGACTCCCATGGGAGAAGGAACTAGGTGAGATCCCGCAGCGAGTGAAACGAGCGAGGAAGCTCACCGTTCCCCCATAGGAAAGCGAGTTATTTCCCCACCAACCCTTATCCATCTAAAGTAACGAGCCAATCGCTTTACAGTAAAAACAATACTGGGTAATAGAGTCTTTTTTTTTAATTAAATTACAACCTGTTTACAGCGAATGGCCGAAATAATTCACTAAGGCTTTCGTCAGCTGATCCGTTTCCGTAATGGAAGTGTGGAGCAGCACATAAGCGTCAGGCCGGATAACCACCATATCACCCGGCGTTACATGCAGCCGTTCATTAGACTCTTCATTCAAATCCATATACAATTCAGAATTCATGTCCGTTATTTCCCTGGGGTCATCTACTTCATCAAACGTAATAAAAAGCGGCTTCAGCATGTCTCCCACACGACTGTTAAACGCCACGACCGCATTCCTGACGGCTTCCTGATACTGGGGAGCATCTCCTCTCCCTGCCATAATTAAATAGAGAAATGGCTCTTCCCGGAGCATGGAGTAGAGCGTTTTTTCTTCTTTTGCCGGAGTTAGAAAAGAAACATCAGGGACACGGTTGCCGGATTCGACCTTCTTCACATTGGTGAATTTCCTGAAGCTTTTCGCAAATTTGGTAAAAGAATAATCCACATCGAGCTGGGCCATGTTTTCCGTTATTTTTGTCTGGACTTTTTTATTGGGAAGAAGCCACTTCATTCCTTGATTGCGAGCTTTAATCCCGTAGTGACTCTTAATCGTCATCCCTTTCATAAGGTAACTGGTTTTCTTAATGACTTCCTCCGCGACAGGAGCTCTTTCCGCATGATAAGAATCCAGCAGTGTTTCATTCAAGTTATGCTGCACGGTATAGGCAAGCTTCCATCCCAGGTTCATCGCATCCTGTATGCCTACGTTCATACCCTGTCCTCCGATTGGATTGTGAATATGGGCTGCGTCTCCTGCGAGAAATACATTTCCTTCGCGATAAGAGCTCGCCTGCCTGTGAGATGCGGAGAAACTTGAGATCCAGTAGGGGTCGTGCAGGGAGAGGGTTTCCGGATAAATTTCCGCCAGTGAATCTTCCATATCTGCAAGGGTTACTTCTTCTGGGAAGTCGTCGCCTTGCTTTTTGTAATCAATGACGATGACCCGGGTGTATTCGCCTTGAAAGGGAGCGAGAAATACGAGACCGCGGTCGCTGCTTGTGAGCGAAATGTCGTTTTTGGGTGCCGCGAGCTTTACGTCAGCAAGCATGACGTTCACTTCCTCCGATTCCCCTGTGAAAGGAATTTGCAGCAGATCCCGTGTGGTGCTGTGGGCTCCGTCACATCCAACTGCATAGCGTGCGGTTATCGTTTCTTCACCGTTTGCTTTTCGCACTGAAGCATGAACGACTCCTTCCTTTTGCTCCAGTCCTGTGAGCGTCATCTCTCTCTCAACCCGGTGGGGAGACAATCCACTTTCGAGAATTTCCTCTGTCCTGCTTTGAGGAATCACGTTCACAAACGGGAAATCAGCGGAAACGCTGATATTCGTAAAATCCAGGACAGCCAGCAGATCTTCATTGTAATGAAAGGTAATCTCTTTATACGGGGTCCCGGCCTGCAGAAATGATTCGGAAAGGCCGAGCAAATCCATCATTTCCAGGGTGCGGGGATGCATAACGAGGGCTTTAGAGTAGCGGGATCTTTCTTTGTTCTGATCAATAATCCGGTAGCGGACACCATAGCGTTCCAGCTGATTAGCAAGCGCCAGACCGCTTGGTCCTGCGCCGATAATTAATATATCTGTATGGGTTTCCTGCATGTAAAACCTCTCCTTACAAGTTGTATTTAATTCATGATTGCCTCTTCCTGGTTCTTTTTCCAGAAAGATCGGTTTCCTAACCTATTTCTCTAAACGAGTGTGTTTCAAACCGTCATCTATTTCATTTCCATTTTTCGGGTAAAAACGATACAATTATTTACCTGGGTAAATAAAAAGGGAGATGTAATAGATGATCGATACACATGACTTATTTCACCTGCTTCATCAGCGGGTTCGTTTCGTTACGAAAGAGTTCAATCAGCAGCTGAGCGCTCACGGTTTATATCATTCCCAGTGGGGGATTATGTATTGTCTGGAGCGATTCGGACCTATGACGCAAACCGCCATTTGGAAATACTTAAACGTAGAAGCACCCACGGTCACACGTACCATTACCCGCATGGAAAACAATGACTGGGTGATCCGCAGGCAGGGCGGGGACAAGCGTGAACGTGTAGTTGAATTGACAGATAGAGCCAAGAAAAAATATGAGCAGGTCAATCAGGCCGTCTACCAATATGAACAGGAAACCATCAGCCGGCTGACCCCTGAGGAAGTCGATCAATTTTACAGTATTCTTCAAAAGCTCGGACCGGAAGGGGGTGAAGGATGACCGCCTCACATCGCTCTATCTGGACAAAAAGCTTTATGAGTGTATCGTTTACACAGTTTTCGGTTTTTCTGGTATTTTATGCTCTGTTGACCACGCTGCCCATTCTAGTGATTGAAGAAATGAACGGGACTCAATCTGAAGGGGGCATCACGGTGACGGCTATGCTGCTTGCGGCCATCCTGATCCGTCCCTTTTCCGGAAAAATAATGGAACGCTTAGGTAAGAAAAAGACCCTTACGACGAGTATTATGATATTTACCGCTACCACATTCTTTTATTTAAGCGTGGACCAGTTTGCAGCTTTACTGGGACTCCGGTTTTTCCACGGGCTGTCATTTGGCCTGTTTACAACGGCAAGCGGCGCGATCGCTGCTGATGTAATCCCACCTGAACGACGGGGAGAAGGACTTGGTTATTTTGCGATGTCCATGAATCTTGCGGTCGTCGCCGGTCCGTTTCTAGGCTTGACTCTTTTACAGTATGCACCATTTTCGATCCTTTTCATCGTACTTAGTCTATTGATAGCAGGTGGATCGCTGTCTGCGTTTCTTGTGCAGGTGCCGCCGGGAGCAGAAGCGGATCCAGCCCCGTCAAAAGACAGATTTTCTATACAGGATCTTATTGAACTAAAAGCGCTGCCGATCGCTGTTATCAGCAGCTTCATTGCTCTTGCGTATTCCAGTATCATTTCCTTTTTATCCGTGTATGCCAATGCTATCGGGTTATCTGGAGCATCCAGCTACTTCTTTCTCGTGTTTGCACTTGCGATGCTGTTATCACGTCCGTACTTAGGAAGAGCTTATGATGCCAAAGGACCGAAATATGTGATCCTGCCGTGCCTGTTACTGTTTTCAGCAGGATTACTACTCATCAGCATCACGAGTACGGCCTGGATGCTGTTGCTCTCAGCGGCCATCATCGGACTGGGCTACGGTACATTGCTTCCAAGTTTCCAAACGATGGCCATTCAGTCCGCGCCTATTACGAGAAGCGGCCATTCTACGGCTACTTTCTTCATGCTCTATGATATAGGAATAGCTGCGGGTTCATTCCTATGGGGACTTGTCGCTGCCGGGGCTGGATATCAAACCCTTTATACGGCAAGCGCTATCGTTGTCCTTGCGGTTATGGTGCTCTTCAGCGTACAGCAGGCCAGACAGCCAGCACCCGTTGCAAGCAATCAGGCTTCCTGAGAAACTCCATATGGAATCTCATAATCTGAAGGATTCTTTATGGAAGATCAATAGGGTCCAAGGTCCTGCCATCCATTCTATCATTCATTTTTATTATCATCAGCAGCTTGACCAATGATAAGTAACTTGGTATATTTTTAATAGTTTAAAAGGGGAGTAGCTTTAACAGTATTGTCGTCATTACAGAGTGAATACTTTCACTCTCGGCACTACTGGCGACTGCATAGTTGCTAGCAAGACCTTTGCCACTGGGTGAAGGTCTCTATTTTTTGAGGTCTTTACCATGAAAAAGTGGTAAAGACCTCTGTTTTTTGAAAGAGAAGGGAGAATATCAAGTGGATTCAATTTGGTTGGAATATGGATGGACATTACTAATACTGATTGGTCTCGAGGGACTGTTATCTGCAGATAATGCGCTTGTTTTGGCGGTGATCGCCAAGCACTTACCTGAAGATGAGAAAAAGCGCGCAATCAATTACGGAATTATAGGAGCCTTTATTTTTAGATTTGGAGCCTTATTCGCGATTTCGTTTATAGCGAATGTGTGGCAGGTTCAGGCTATTGGAGCTGCTTATCTCATTTATTTAGGTGTGAGGAGCCTGATTGGCAGGACTCACGATGAAAAAGAATCCACAGATGATAAGCCAGCGAAAGGAAAAGGCTTCTGGCCTACGGTTGCCAAAATCGGCCTGGCCGATCTCGTATTTGCGATCGATTCCATACTCGCTGCCGTCGCTCTTGCTTTAGCTCTTCCGAATTCCCCACTTCCGAATTTTGGCGGAATGGACGGAGGTAAATTCATTGTTGTCATCATTGCAGGAATTGCCGGACTGGTTCTGATTAAGTATGCGGCCACATGGTTTGTTCAACTTCTCAGAGTCCGTCCAAGTTTAGAAACAACGGCCTATTTAATCGTAGCCTGGGTGGGTATAAAATTAGCTGTTATTACCTTGTCCCACAAAGACGTAGGCGTACTGGATGAACACTTTGCTCACAGTGTGGGCTGGACAGTTACATTCTGGGCGGTGCTGCTTTCTGTAGCGATAGGCGGCTGGTTCTGGTCAGGCAGACATTTGCGTAAAGATGAAAATAAAGAACTATACAGAAATTCCGGATCTTAATGATCGGTAAGCCCTCCATTTGATGGGGGGCTTTTTTTAGGTTCTGTTAATGTTTATTGTTTTTTCATAAGAGACTTATTACGCAATAGGGCCGGTTACTGTAAGACTTGATTTCGAGATGTTTTTGGTCCGTTGCCATAAAAGAAGGAGAGTTGGTGGGGAAATAACTCGTCTTGTTCCATCACCCAGATAGACACTCGAGTCATAAGCCGCTCATCAACGGATGGAAGAACCGCCATCCTTTTGATGGTCGGCTTATGCTGGTCGTGTCTATCGGGGTGATTCCACATTTGAGGCCCTACACGACGTAGGGTCGATCGACGTTGCCACAGGACGTGGCGACCTTAGTCGATCCTCCTTTTACCAGGAGCTTCCTCGCTCGTTTCCACTCCCTGCGGGATCTCACCTAGTTCCTTCTCCCATGGGAGTCTCGCCATTTCCCCACCAACTCAGCCGCGGGAGAATAACGGACCCTTCCAGAAGAGAGTATGCTCTCCTTCTTAACTGGTCTTAAATGCTTCTATGACAGGCTATCTTTACATCTTTATAGCATGAATGCAGGCTCATATTCCCATGCTTTTTTAGTCATCAAGAAGATATCTTAAGTGGTTTCAAGGTTCTCATTCGGCCAGGTCCGGAGGGGGACGATGTAGACTCCTGCGGGATGAACATGATCGGTGAGATCCCGCAGGGCTGCAAAGCCCGAGGAAGCTCACCACAAATGAGGTTCGACTAAGAACGCCACGTCGTGTGGCAACGTCGAACGACCCTGCGTCGTGCAGGGCCGGAAAGCGAAATCGTCCCCCGCAGGACCTTCCGCTCAACAAATGTCTCGAAATCAATTCTTCAAGTAATGGGAGCTTTACTTTAGAATTAAAACTGAAGTTTAGCTAAACCTTTTTTAAAAAGGGTGAAAGTTTAGCAGCATGTTAGGAGCGAGTGGTTTGCAGCGGACTCCATGATGCATTTTACTATGATTAATAAGAAGGAGAATGAAAACATGAGCGCAGAGTATTTTATAGGGATTGTACCGCCTGAATGCTATATGGAGCGGGTTGAACATTTTAGAGAGAAGTGGATGGACCATTCGATTGTGGAACCACATATTACTCTAAAAGCACAGGGAGGATTATCACCGGACAGGAACTGGATAGAGCCTGTAAGAAAAATTTGTGAAAATGTTCGTACCTTTTCGATCCAAGTGTCTGAACCTGCTTATTTTGGGGATCATGTTTTATACTTACGCGTTCATTCTGAAGATCTAGTCCGCCTTCATAAATACATAGTCCGTGAAATCTCCCCAACCGATGAACAGGTCAGGAAGTATTTTGAGCTGGATGATTTTGTTCCTCATCTAACCTTGGCTAAAGAAGCATTCGGTCTTTCGAAGCGGGAGCTGGTAGAAATGGAAAAAGCGGCTTCCAGAGAGCTATCTCCTTTTCCTAAATTTGAAGTCGAATTTATAAGAATTTATGAGCGCAAGACTGGTTTGGATAGATATGAGCCGTTTGAAGACATTTATTTGAACACAAGAGCATGAGCACCCGTCCTGAAGCGCTGATTTAGTAGCGGTGCAGTTTGATTTGGGAAAAGCTAATATAAGTTCTGAGAGCCCACTTTTTTAATTAAGAGTTTATTATATTAATAAATATTAACTTTCAACAGTAGGATAATAGAT
The Halobacillus halophilus DSM 2266 DNA segment above includes these coding regions:
- a CDS encoding FAD-dependent monooxygenase, encoding MQETHTDILIIGAGPSGLALANQLERYGVRYRIIDQNKERSRYSKALVMHPRTLEMMDLLGLSESFLQAGTPYKEITFHYNEDLLAVLDFTNISVSADFPFVNVIPQSRTEEILESGLSPHRVEREMTLTGLEQKEGVVHASVRKANGEETITARYAVGCDGAHSTTRDLLQIPFTGESEEVNVMLADVKLAAPKNDISLTSSDRGLVFLAPFQGEYTRVIVIDYKKQGDDFPEEVTLADMEDSLAEIYPETLSLHDPYWISSFSASHRQASSYREGNVFLAGDAAHIHNPIGGQGMNVGIQDAMNLGWKLAYTVQHNLNETLLDSYHAERAPVAEEVIKKTSYLMKGMTIKSHYGIKARNQGMKWLLPNKKVQTKITENMAQLDVDYSFTKFAKSFRKFTNVKKVESGNRVPDVSFLTPAKEEKTLYSMLREEPFLYLIMAGRGDAPQYQEAVRNAVVAFNSRVGDMLKPLFITFDEVDDPREITDMNSELYMDLNEESNERLHVTPGDMVVIRPDAYVLLHTSITETDQLTKALVNYFGHSL
- a CDS encoding MarR family winged helix-turn-helix transcriptional regulator, whose protein sequence is MIDTHDLFHLLHQRVRFVTKEFNQQLSAHGLYHSQWGIMYCLERFGPMTQTAIWKYLNVEAPTVTRTITRMENNDWVIRRQGGDKRERVVELTDRAKKKYEQVNQAVYQYEQETISRLTPEEVDQFYSILQKLGPEGGEG
- a CDS encoding 2'-5' RNA ligase family protein; its protein translation is MSAEYFIGIVPPECYMERVEHFREKWMDHSIVEPHITLKAQGGLSPDRNWIEPVRKICENVRTFSIQVSEPAYFGDHVLYLRVHSEDLVRLHKYIVREISPTDEQVRKYFELDDFVPHLTLAKEAFGLSKRELVEMEKAASRELSPFPKFEVEFIRIYERKTGLDRYEPFEDIYLNTRA
- a CDS encoding MFS transporter, which gives rise to MTASHRSIWTKSFMSVSFTQFSVFLVFYALLTTLPILVIEEMNGTQSEGGITVTAMLLAAILIRPFSGKIMERLGKKKTLTTSIMIFTATTFFYLSVDQFAALLGLRFFHGLSFGLFTTASGAIAADVIPPERRGEGLGYFAMSMNLAVVAGPFLGLTLLQYAPFSILFIVLSLLIAGGSLSAFLVQVPPGAEADPAPSKDRFSIQDLIELKALPIAVISSFIALAYSSIISFLSVYANAIGLSGASSYFFLVFALAMLLSRPYLGRAYDAKGPKYVILPCLLLFSAGLLLISITSTAWMLLLSAAIIGLGYGTLLPSFQTMAIQSAPITRSGHSTATFFMLYDIGIAAGSFLWGLVAAGAGYQTLYTASAIVVLAVMVLFSVQQARQPAPVASNQAS
- a CDS encoding TerC family protein, whose product is MDSIWLEYGWTLLILIGLEGLLSADNALVLAVIAKHLPEDEKKRAINYGIIGAFIFRFGALFAISFIANVWQVQAIGAAYLIYLGVRSLIGRTHDEKESTDDKPAKGKGFWPTVAKIGLADLVFAIDSILAAVALALALPNSPLPNFGGMDGGKFIVVIIAGIAGLVLIKYAATWFVQLLRVRPSLETTAYLIVAWVGIKLAVITLSHKDVGVLDEHFAHSVGWTVTFWAVLLSVAIGGWFWSGRHLRKDENKELYRNSGS